In the Streptomyces fradiae ATCC 10745 = DSM 40063 genome, one interval contains:
- the ychF gene encoding redox-regulated ATPase YchF: MSLTIGIVGLPNVGKSTLFNALTKNDVLAANYPFATIEPNVGVVGVPDARLGKLAEIFGSQRILPATVDFVDIAGIVRGASEGEGLGNKFLANIRESDAICQVIRAFKDENVVHVDGKVSPKDDIETINTELILADLQTIEKVLPRLQKESRIKKDVAPKVAAVEAAKEILERGDTLFSQGILQGSEKAELLHDLHLLTTKPFLYVFNVDEEELTDEAFKDEQRALVAPAEAIFLNAKLEADLAELDEEDAMELLQSVGAEEPGLATLARVGFDTLGLQTYLTAGPKETRAWTIKKGATAPEAAGVIHTDFQKGFIKAEVISFDDLTATGSVAEARAAGKARMEGKDYVMQDGDVVEFRFNV, encoded by the coding sequence GTGTCGCTCACGATCGGAATCGTCGGCCTGCCGAATGTCGGCAAGTCGACCCTGTTCAACGCCCTGACCAAGAACGACGTGCTGGCGGCCAACTACCCGTTCGCCACGATCGAGCCGAACGTCGGCGTCGTCGGCGTGCCGGACGCCCGCCTCGGGAAGCTGGCCGAGATCTTCGGCTCGCAGCGGATCCTCCCCGCCACGGTCGACTTCGTCGACATCGCCGGCATCGTGCGCGGCGCGAGCGAGGGCGAGGGCCTCGGCAACAAGTTCCTCGCGAACATCCGCGAGTCGGACGCGATCTGCCAGGTCATCCGCGCCTTCAAGGACGAGAACGTCGTCCACGTCGACGGCAAGGTCTCGCCGAAGGACGACATCGAGACGATCAACACCGAGCTGATCCTCGCCGACCTCCAGACCATCGAGAAGGTCCTGCCGCGTCTCCAGAAGGAGTCCCGGATCAAGAAGGACGTGGCGCCGAAGGTCGCCGCGGTCGAGGCGGCCAAGGAGATCCTGGAGCGCGGCGACACCCTCTTCTCCCAGGGCATCCTCCAGGGCTCGGAGAAGGCGGAGCTGCTGCACGACCTCCACCTGCTCACCACCAAGCCGTTCCTCTACGTCTTCAACGTGGACGAGGAGGAGCTGACGGACGAGGCGTTCAAGGACGAGCAGCGCGCCCTCGTCGCCCCGGCCGAGGCGATCTTCCTCAACGCCAAGCTGGAGGCGGACCTCGCCGAGCTGGACGAGGAGGACGCCATGGAGCTCCTCCAGTCCGTCGGCGCCGAGGAGCCCGGCCTGGCCACCCTGGCCCGCGTCGGCTTCGACACCCTGGGCCTCCAGACCTACCTGACGGCCGGCCCGAAGGAGACCCGCGCCTGGACGATCAAGAAGGGCGCGACGGCCCCCGAGGCGGCCGGTGTCATCCACACCGACTTCCAGAAGGGCTTCATCAAGGCCGAGGTCATCTCCTTCGACGACCTGACCGCCACCGGCTCGGTGGCCGAGGCCCGAGCCGCCGGCAAGGCCCGCATGGAGGGCAAGGACTACGTCATGCAGGACGGCGACGTGGTCGAGTTCCGCTTCAACGTTTAA
- a CDS encoding tyrosine-type recombinase/integrase: MANIQKRPNGKWRARYRDLDGKEHARHFERKIDAQRWIDEVTASLVTGQYVDPRSAKKPFKEYAEEWRAIQPHRPSTAKAVAQHLRCYVYPAWEKRSLGAIKPGDVQSWVTSLTTTHGLAASTSRTVFNTVNAVFRAAVRDRMIPHNPCAEAKLPSVPRKKIVPLAVEQVRTLSEEIPARYKGLVLLGAATGLRPGELFGLQLRHVDLLHATVSVEQQIQQTAKHGVYVCPPKTARSHRTVPLPRMAVDTMKAHLRDLPADGPEDWIFTAPQGGPVVYTHFMDGSWRPACAKAGIAKGTGPHALRHYYASLLIKHGESVKTVSEHLGHTNAAMTLNIYTRLWPDSEERTRAAVDKAYADQSADAQPQVDEAA; this comes from the coding sequence TTGGCCAACATCCAGAAGCGCCCCAACGGCAAATGGCGTGCCCGCTACCGCGACCTCGACGGCAAGGAGCACGCCCGCCACTTCGAGCGGAAGATCGACGCTCAGCGGTGGATCGACGAGGTCACGGCCAGCCTGGTCACCGGCCAGTACGTCGACCCGCGATCGGCGAAGAAGCCCTTCAAGGAGTACGCGGAGGAATGGCGGGCCATCCAGCCGCACCGGCCTTCCACGGCCAAGGCGGTGGCCCAGCACCTGCGCTGCTACGTCTACCCGGCCTGGGAGAAGCGGTCACTCGGCGCCATCAAGCCCGGCGACGTACAGAGCTGGGTCACCAGCCTCACCACCACGCACGGGCTGGCCGCCAGCACCTCACGGACGGTCTTCAACACGGTCAACGCCGTCTTCCGGGCGGCCGTCCGTGACCGGATGATCCCCCACAACCCGTGCGCCGAGGCGAAGCTACCCTCGGTGCCACGGAAGAAGATCGTGCCCCTGGCCGTCGAGCAGGTACGGACTCTGTCCGAGGAGATACCCGCCCGCTACAAGGGCCTCGTGTTGCTCGGTGCCGCCACCGGGCTCCGCCCCGGCGAGCTGTTCGGTCTCCAGCTCCGGCACGTGGACCTGCTGCACGCGACCGTCTCGGTCGAGCAGCAGATCCAGCAGACCGCCAAGCACGGCGTGTACGTCTGCCCACCCAAGACGGCTCGCTCGCATCGCACGGTCCCGCTCCCCCGCATGGCGGTGGATACGATGAAGGCCCACCTGCGGGACCTCCCCGCTGATGGGCCCGAGGACTGGATCTTCACGGCGCCGCAAGGCGGACCCGTGGTCTACACGCACTTCATGGATGGGTCCTGGCGGCCCGCCTGCGCGAAGGCCGGCATAGCGAAGGGCACCGGACCCCACGCCCTCCGGCACTACTACGCCAGCCTGCTGATCAAGCACGGCGAGTCCGTGAAGACGGTATCCGAGCACCTCGGCCACACCAACGCGGCCATGACGCTGAACATCTACACCCGCCTGTGGCCCGACTCCGAGGAGCGGACCCGGGCCGCCGTCGACAAGGCGTACGCGGACCAGTCCGCCGATGCCCAGCCGCAGGTCGACGAAGCGGCGTAG
- a CDS encoding helix-turn-helix transcriptional regulator, producing the protein MAGDRPESGEVPLLYSEGNVAARVALEREVRGWSTTELAERVTRAGVKMNQTAVWRIENGTPRRRINLDEALAFSRVFELPLEELMSLPLEGLDIDSRRLVQEAVEAFYETRDARDRLHRAVVAIADHIKAHPDSSRAIHEQCLRLMGDERDARTLSSDIEDGGHY; encoded by the coding sequence ATGGCAGGCGACAGGCCCGAGAGCGGCGAGGTGCCGCTGCTCTACAGCGAAGGGAACGTGGCCGCGCGCGTGGCCCTGGAGCGCGAGGTCAGAGGATGGAGCACGACCGAGCTGGCCGAACGGGTGACCAGAGCGGGCGTCAAGATGAACCAGACAGCGGTCTGGCGCATCGAGAACGGCACCCCCCGCCGGCGCATCAACCTCGACGAGGCACTCGCCTTCTCCCGCGTCTTCGAGCTCCCCCTCGAAGAGCTGATGTCACTGCCCCTGGAGGGGCTCGACATCGACAGCCGGCGCCTCGTCCAAGAGGCCGTCGAGGCGTTCTACGAGACCCGAGATGCGCGCGACCGCCTGCACCGCGCCGTGGTCGCCATCGCCGACCACATCAAGGCCCACCCCGACAGCTCGCGGGCCATCCACGAGCAGTGCCTCCGCCTCATGGGCGACGAGCGAGACGCTCGCACCCTCAGCAGTGACATCGAGGACGGCGGCCACTACTGA
- a CDS encoding helix-turn-helix transcriptional regulator, which yields MRYLTTAEVAERNRTAESTVRYWRHIGKGPRGIKVGKRVLYPEAELLRYERTLIDGQEEWGLAS from the coding sequence ATGCGATACCTGACCACCGCCGAGGTCGCCGAGCGCAACCGCACAGCCGAGAGCACCGTCCGCTACTGGCGCCACATCGGGAAGGGGCCGCGCGGCATCAAGGTCGGCAAGCGGGTGCTGTACCCCGAGGCCGAGCTGCTGCGCTACGAGCGCACCCTGATCGACGGCCAGGAGGAATGGGGCCTGGCCTCCTGA
- a CDS encoding HAD domain-containing protein, with the protein MRPPYLLLDIDGVLIPFPDGHGSTPATHARHDVVPAGRSADNPVTVWLNPDHGRLLMDVIRTGLVTPVWCTSWRQDATTLIGPLLGLPTLPYVDLPRPEITTSHPNGYLWKRDHVDAWLGDAPAVWIDDDFTGLDHAWAAERTAKGAPTLLVQPDPNHGLWPGHLTELTTWVSQLPAARAT; encoded by the coding sequence ATGCGCCCGCCCTACCTGCTTCTCGACATCGACGGCGTCCTCATACCCTTCCCCGACGGGCACGGCTCGACCCCGGCCACGCACGCCCGCCACGACGTCGTCCCCGCCGGCCGCAGCGCCGACAACCCGGTCACCGTCTGGCTCAACCCCGACCACGGCCGCCTGCTCATGGACGTCATCCGCACCGGCCTGGTCACCCCGGTCTGGTGCACCAGCTGGCGCCAGGACGCCACCACCCTCATCGGCCCGCTCCTCGGCCTTCCAACCCTGCCGTACGTCGATCTCCCGCGTCCGGAGATCACCACCAGCCACCCCAACGGCTACCTGTGGAAGCGTGACCACGTCGACGCCTGGCTGGGCGACGCCCCCGCCGTCTGGATCGACGACGACTTCACTGGCCTCGACCACGCCTGGGCCGCAGAGCGCACTGCCAAGGGAGCGCCAACTCTCCTCGTTCAGCCCGACCCAAACCACGGGCTGTGGCCCGGGCACCTGACCGAGCTCACGACGTGGGTCTCGCAGTTACCCGCAGCCCGCGCCACCTGA
- a CDS encoding class I SAM-dependent methyltransferase, whose product MLAQASPWHVHAFQRTAAGLAEPLSVPARMVWTTRPGQGPGADALGPDLRGKRLLELGCGPGHNAAHLATRHGAHVTGVDLVGLQVRRARSHYGRLNNLTFVAGHALHYLHASDEQFDAIYSVFGAVGLVAPELLLPAIAQRLTPGRVLAFSVPHPQRGGRSPSGDDRPRRDYVTLPDRTRLPIARWEFSTDRWEKRLSQAGFWLTSAQEFHDPRMGHWPTTLLIRARKL is encoded by the coding sequence GTGCTCGCCCAGGCATCCCCCTGGCACGTCCACGCGTTCCAGCGCACCGCCGCCGGCCTCGCCGAACCCCTCTCCGTACCCGCCCGGATGGTATGGACCACGAGACCCGGCCAAGGTCCCGGAGCCGACGCCCTCGGCCCCGACCTGCGCGGCAAGCGACTCCTGGAACTCGGCTGCGGCCCCGGCCACAACGCCGCCCACCTCGCTACCCGCCACGGCGCCCACGTCACGGGCGTCGACCTGGTCGGCCTCCAGGTCCGCCGCGCCCGCTCCCACTACGGACGGCTGAACAACCTCACCTTCGTCGCCGGCCACGCACTGCACTACCTGCACGCCTCCGACGAGCAGTTCGACGCGATCTACTCCGTCTTCGGCGCCGTCGGCCTCGTCGCCCCCGAGCTCCTGCTCCCGGCCATCGCCCAGCGCCTCACGCCCGGCCGGGTGCTCGCCTTCTCCGTCCCGCACCCGCAGCGTGGCGGCCGAAGCCCTTCGGGTGACGACCGTCCTCGCCGCGACTACGTCACCCTTCCCGACCGCACCCGGCTCCCCATCGCCCGCTGGGAGTTCTCCACGGACCGGTGGGAGAAGCGCCTCAGCCAGGCGGGCTTCTGGCTCACTTCGGCCCAGGAGTTCCACGACCCTCGCATGGGCCACTGGCCCACCACCCTGCTGATCCGCGCCCGCAAGCTCTGA
- a CDS encoding phosphotransferase family protein, with product MTANPSAELLDNLLTVAGQTTAVREEVRVWSMSGIERVTFPDGATAIFKYAKKPFDSEDQALRLAHTLGVPVPQVHASAVLDGWLGMLMEDLGSSVREADDLDGVAAAVVLHGTRTASPLPVLDQERLRTLPARAMEHLERLRKADRWQDADDVEDALDRIAQAAEARSAGATLEPFGWVHSEFHPTSLHIGERGWRLLDFARAFTGPGLLDLASWHGTIDPPHPVRLRVFLEQYVTAGGTPDALAPRGGLTAENWALGWHRMWAVEWFMEQSIRWINDPATDPAYLKAVRRHLTDVLHLLEI from the coding sequence GTGACCGCGAACCCCAGCGCCGAACTCCTCGACAACCTGCTCACCGTGGCTGGCCAGACCACCGCCGTACGGGAGGAGGTACGCGTGTGGTCCATGTCCGGCATCGAGCGCGTGACCTTCCCCGACGGCGCCACCGCCATCTTCAAGTACGCCAAGAAGCCCTTCGACAGCGAGGACCAGGCCCTCCGCCTGGCCCACACCCTCGGCGTACCCGTCCCCCAGGTCCACGCTTCCGCCGTCCTGGACGGCTGGCTCGGCATGCTCATGGAAGACCTCGGATCGTCCGTCCGCGAGGCCGACGACCTCGACGGCGTCGCCGCGGCCGTGGTCCTGCACGGCACCCGTACGGCTTCGCCTTTGCCCGTCCTCGACCAGGAGCGGCTGCGGACGCTGCCAGCCCGGGCGATGGAGCATCTCGAACGGCTGCGCAAGGCCGACCGGTGGCAGGACGCCGACGACGTCGAGGACGCGCTCGACCGGATCGCCCAGGCCGCCGAGGCTCGCTCGGCCGGAGCGACGCTGGAGCCGTTCGGCTGGGTGCACTCCGAGTTCCATCCCACCAGCCTCCACATCGGCGAGCGCGGCTGGCGGCTGCTCGACTTCGCCCGCGCCTTCACTGGCCCCGGCCTGCTCGACCTCGCCAGCTGGCACGGCACCATCGATCCGCCGCACCCCGTGCGCCTGCGCGTCTTCCTGGAGCAGTACGTCACCGCCGGCGGCACCCCCGACGCCCTCGCCCCGCGCGGCGGACTCACCGCCGAGAACTGGGCCCTGGGCTGGCACCGCATGTGGGCCGTCGAGTGGTTCATGGAGCAGTCCATCCGCTGGATCAACGACCCGGCCACCGACCCCGCCTACCTCAAGGCCGTCCGCCGCCACCTCACCGACGTGCTCCACCTCCTGGAGATCTGA
- a CDS encoding NUDIX domain-containing protein — protein sequence MPNNPPDEGNTVTQQTGDQPKALKPALESMTLLVAAVIVHDRATNRVVLLQRSENAKFAQGMWDLPVGKSEPGEPITETAVRELYEETGLTVKPLSLKVAHIIHGAWGVEAPNGFLTVVFAAHEWTGEPENREPRKHSQVRWVDANAIPEAFVDTTASALHHYLNDGSEVSLDGWSAA from the coding sequence ATGCCCAACAACCCGCCCGACGAAGGGAACACCGTGACCCAGCAGACCGGCGATCAGCCGAAGGCCCTCAAGCCGGCGCTCGAATCGATGACCCTGCTGGTCGCGGCCGTCATCGTCCACGACAGAGCGACCAACCGCGTCGTCCTCCTCCAGCGCAGCGAGAACGCCAAGTTCGCCCAGGGCATGTGGGACCTCCCCGTCGGCAAGAGCGAACCGGGTGAGCCCATCACCGAGACCGCCGTCCGCGAGCTCTATGAGGAGACCGGCCTCACGGTGAAGCCCTTGTCCCTCAAGGTCGCCCACATCATCCACGGCGCCTGGGGCGTCGAAGCCCCCAACGGCTTCCTCACGGTCGTGTTCGCCGCCCACGAATGGACCGGCGAACCGGAGAACCGCGAACCCCGCAAGCACTCTCAGGTCCGCTGGGTCGACGCCAACGCCATCCCCGAAGCCTTCGTCGACACCACGGCCAGCGCCCTCCACCATTACCTGAATGACGGCTCGGAGGTCTCGCTGGACGGCTGGTCGGCAGCGTGA
- a CDS encoding P-loop NTPase: MAERETSAHILCVGPVPGPTEAFDRTVEAVVRDLRSLHDSGKHLDGLFVLGTRGELPGGGYQAARDLVDTLMLECMGHAPNAMPVVLAAPGLGDRRTDGAGRRTLVRRALTDMWDGYADDFWRGDLDEEVAQPLRTDVFGGFEGWQSRIRQPGSWVHTGVLVGDAASSIDLESQHIGLVTVNTVFRMVAEDAPVTLAGCYDEQLNRAVGTDFSAWAEDKALTVLLAGHTCILPDVSGISTPVLALAGEGEAGGGWQVVSRAPGQVHRLLRVDFRDQGLEVADVEAGRPVPLLSRGSSASVTAPAPTNRDRVPEETDEAALIKDFYQQASTGRMVLVLVSGPEADSAVLGTDELNERLARLVYGSTPSPLPSLAETWDAAREELSTGQLEQQAKALLCPPGANPRAAHRVLKSPWWRIYDFTGSDTFAVAVGRDPQLADTVALVNGAQEVPGKKKNVIEVVSMNGTVGEAGGYDFGTVSTQDSDPRSLWRRQFQTELLNRPVLFMALSPDSPALWDTIALTDRLSGSGGGYPGFIVTPAGSDANRPRLRRAGLRHIQEAPFDFATRRLNPGHGDLIEGMQSLSQSHAGERRGTGAVQVASLIADVPKGGRAFLEGSEPTWGDIVHNVAADLSMVDALEKAAQRDQSGRAPIVLLKGSAGSGKTTALMQCAYRFHVRGEKVCWVDRDASVPRRTIEDQVLEQHIGAVFVDDVDMFGGQAATMLKTLNKGGETAVVAAIRTTRHSVLDATFDPTTLRSDEPLTDADLKNLIKALKKQGLLGELKKHRLPPQRLNAMRTICERGLLAAMIKVVTGKDFEEKVRSEFQQLGEAERAAYATVCLFESALVYKQRGIDEEDLLLIIAGGEAPTRSLREAVSRLVGMGILMRSGDGRVRCRQRAIADTVVDSVLRNNVERLSSVVEFLLVFYAARACNIQDNDHPLRRAMIKLLSHSLMNDLKLPVQSVRNIYDRVLPSLQDDRHYWLQRGQFELENGDLGIARNHLLSAKGCDGGEQDTFVRTTSSAIDLKAAAKAPRKHDLEKAAVNAIQELYAVTRERGGDAPHSYTILAREGSRWLEACAETLDSQAFLDNQTLILQIIVEGKRFCRGNHQFMSVADTYEPFLKKLQPRGPGIPV, encoded by the coding sequence ATGGCTGAGCGGGAAACCTCGGCACACATTCTCTGTGTGGGTCCCGTGCCCGGACCCACGGAGGCGTTCGATCGCACCGTGGAGGCTGTCGTCCGGGATCTGCGAAGCCTCCATGACTCGGGGAAGCATCTGGACGGGCTGTTCGTCCTCGGCACCCGCGGGGAGTTGCCTGGGGGCGGATACCAGGCCGCCCGGGACCTGGTCGACACACTGATGCTGGAGTGCATGGGCCATGCACCGAACGCCATGCCGGTGGTCCTCGCGGCCCCCGGATTGGGTGACCGCCGTACGGACGGGGCCGGGCGCCGGACCCTGGTCCGTCGCGCTCTGACGGACATGTGGGACGGTTACGCCGACGACTTCTGGCGCGGTGACCTTGATGAGGAGGTGGCGCAGCCGCTGAGGACCGATGTCTTCGGCGGGTTCGAAGGATGGCAGAGTCGCATTCGCCAGCCCGGTTCCTGGGTGCACACCGGCGTGCTGGTCGGTGATGCGGCGTCGAGCATCGACCTGGAGAGCCAGCACATCGGCCTGGTCACGGTCAACACGGTCTTCCGCATGGTCGCCGAGGACGCTCCGGTGACTTTGGCGGGTTGCTACGACGAGCAGCTGAACCGCGCGGTCGGCACGGACTTCTCGGCTTGGGCCGAGGACAAGGCGCTGACAGTCCTCCTTGCCGGCCACACGTGCATTCTCCCCGATGTCTCTGGCATCTCCACGCCCGTGCTCGCCCTGGCCGGAGAGGGGGAGGCGGGCGGCGGCTGGCAGGTCGTGTCCCGGGCCCCTGGGCAGGTGCACCGGCTACTCCGGGTGGACTTCCGTGACCAGGGCCTCGAAGTAGCGGACGTCGAAGCGGGCCGCCCCGTTCCCCTGTTGTCGCGAGGTTCTTCAGCATCAGTGACCGCGCCCGCGCCGACGAACCGGGACCGCGTACCGGAGGAAACCGACGAAGCGGCGCTGATTAAGGACTTCTACCAGCAGGCTTCCACCGGGCGCATGGTGCTGGTGCTGGTTTCCGGGCCCGAAGCCGACAGCGCGGTTCTGGGGACGGACGAGCTGAACGAACGGCTCGCCCGGCTGGTGTATGGCTCCACCCCTTCGCCTCTGCCGTCACTCGCGGAAACCTGGGACGCCGCCCGCGAGGAGCTGTCCACAGGTCAACTCGAGCAGCAGGCCAAGGCGCTGCTATGCCCACCCGGCGCGAATCCTCGAGCGGCACACCGTGTGCTGAAGTCTCCCTGGTGGCGCATCTACGATTTCACGGGGTCCGACACCTTCGCCGTCGCTGTTGGTCGAGATCCGCAACTCGCCGACACCGTCGCCCTTGTCAATGGGGCCCAGGAGGTGCCCGGGAAGAAGAAGAACGTCATCGAAGTCGTGTCCATGAACGGAACGGTGGGCGAGGCGGGGGGATACGACTTCGGGACGGTGTCGACGCAGGACAGCGATCCCCGCAGCTTGTGGCGCCGGCAGTTCCAGACCGAACTGCTCAATCGTCCGGTGCTGTTCATGGCACTGTCTCCCGACAGCCCGGCGCTGTGGGACACGATCGCGCTGACCGACAGACTGTCCGGATCAGGTGGTGGTTACCCGGGTTTCATCGTCACTCCCGCGGGCTCCGACGCCAACCGCCCCAGGCTACGGCGCGCAGGGCTGAGGCACATTCAGGAGGCCCCTTTCGATTTCGCGACCCGGAGACTGAACCCCGGTCACGGAGATCTGATTGAGGGAATGCAGTCGCTCTCGCAGTCGCACGCGGGCGAACGCAGGGGCACTGGAGCCGTGCAGGTGGCGTCTTTGATCGCGGATGTGCCGAAGGGAGGCCGTGCCTTTCTGGAGGGCAGTGAGCCCACGTGGGGCGACATCGTCCACAACGTCGCCGCCGACCTGTCGATGGTGGACGCGCTGGAGAAGGCGGCGCAGCGTGATCAGAGTGGCCGGGCACCCATTGTCCTGCTTAAGGGAAGCGCCGGCTCGGGCAAGACGACGGCACTGATGCAGTGTGCGTACCGCTTCCACGTGCGGGGCGAGAAGGTGTGCTGGGTGGACCGCGACGCCTCGGTGCCGCGCCGGACCATCGAGGACCAAGTTCTGGAACAGCACATCGGGGCCGTGTTCGTCGATGACGTCGACATGTTCGGCGGCCAGGCGGCGACGATGCTCAAGACCCTGAACAAAGGCGGCGAGACTGCGGTGGTCGCCGCCATCCGCACGACCCGTCACTCCGTCCTGGACGCCACGTTCGATCCCACCACCTTGCGATCCGACGAGCCTCTCACCGACGCGGATCTGAAGAACCTCATCAAGGCACTGAAGAAGCAGGGACTGCTGGGTGAGCTGAAGAAGCATCGCTTGCCGCCTCAGCGTCTCAACGCGATGCGCACGATCTGCGAGCGGGGCCTGCTCGCAGCGATGATCAAGGTGGTGACCGGCAAGGACTTCGAGGAGAAGGTCCGCAGCGAGTTCCAGCAGTTGGGCGAGGCGGAGCGGGCGGCGTACGCTACCGTCTGCCTCTTCGAATCCGCGCTCGTCTACAAGCAGCGCGGCATCGACGAAGAAGATCTGCTGTTGATCATCGCCGGCGGCGAGGCGCCCACACGCAGCCTCCGCGAGGCCGTCTCGAGACTTGTCGGGATGGGGATACTCATGCGGTCTGGTGACGGCCGAGTCCGGTGCCGGCAGCGCGCCATCGCTGACACCGTGGTCGATTCGGTGCTCAGGAACAACGTCGAGCGACTGTCCTCGGTGGTGGAGTTTTTGCTCGTCTTCTACGCGGCGAGGGCATGCAACATCCAGGACAACGACCATCCCTTGCGCAGAGCGATGATCAAGCTGCTTAGCCATTCGCTGATGAACGACCTGAAGCTCCCGGTCCAATCCGTGCGGAATATCTACGACAGGGTGCTCCCCTCACTTCAGGACGATCGGCACTACTGGCTGCAGCGGGGGCAGTTTGAGCTGGAGAACGGAGATCTCGGCATCGCCCGCAACCACTTGCTGAGTGCCAAGGGATGTGACGGAGGAGAGCAGGACACCTTCGTGCGAACCACCAGTAGCGCGATCGACCTGAAGGCGGCGGCCAAGGCGCCACGCAAACACGATCTCGAAAAGGCAGCCGTCAATGCTATCCAGGAGCTCTACGCCGTCACTCGCGAACGCGGCGGAGACGCTCCACACAGTTACACGATCCTGGCCCGTGAAGGCAGCAGATGGCTGGAGGCGTGTGCCGAGACCCTCGATTCTCAGGCGTTCCTGGATAATCAGACTTTGATTCTCCAGATTATCGTGGAAGGTAAGAGGTTCTGTCGCGGAAACCACCAGTTCATGTCCGTCGCTGATACCTACGAGCCGTTCCTCAAGAAGCTTCAGCCACGGGGCCCCGGAATTCCGGTTTAA
- a CDS encoding IS1380 family transposase yields MKHSIGFYPRVRVHGDGRQVVSRAGAVLLVETVRKTGLDQVISAALTPWRKPRAVHDPGKVLLDVALAVALGGDCLADVAVLRAEPAVFGPVASDPTVSRLIDTLAASGEKALQAIRSARSEVRDRVWSLAGENAPDTGGQVVIDLDGVLVIAHSDKEDAAATWKKTYGHHPLTAFVDHGPGGTGEPVAALLRPGNAGSNTAADHITTAQFALAQLPKKYRRGRQTLIRTDSAGGTHDFVSWLARRGRWLSYSVGMTVTEAIHEHVLQVPASAWTAAVETNGEVRDGAWVAELTGKLLDGWPKGMRLIVRKERPHPGAQLRITDADGMRITCFATNTAGRPIAELELRHRLRARAEDRIRAARATGLRNLPLHTTAQNKIWLEIVQIALDLLAWMPMLALTGNARLWEPRRLRLRLFTAAGQFVTTGRRRILRLARHWPWTGHITAALERLALLPNPG; encoded by the coding sequence GTGAAGCACTCTATCGGGTTCTATCCCCGTGTCCGCGTCCATGGCGACGGTCGCCAGGTCGTCTCCCGGGCTGGGGCGGTCCTGCTCGTCGAAACGGTCCGCAAGACCGGTCTTGACCAGGTCATATCGGCAGCGCTGACGCCGTGGCGCAAGCCGCGGGCCGTCCACGATCCCGGGAAGGTCCTCCTGGATGTCGCCCTGGCGGTCGCACTGGGCGGGGACTGCCTCGCGGATGTCGCCGTGCTGCGGGCCGAGCCGGCCGTCTTCGGTCCGGTCGCTTCCGACCCGACCGTCTCCCGCCTGATCGACACCCTCGCCGCCTCCGGTGAGAAAGCTTTGCAGGCGATCCGGTCCGCACGCTCCGAAGTCCGTGACCGTGTCTGGTCGTTGGCCGGTGAGAATGCCCCGGACACCGGCGGGCAGGTCGTCATCGATCTTGACGGCGTCCTCGTGATCGCGCACTCCGACAAGGAGGACGCGGCCGCGACCTGGAAGAAGACCTACGGCCACCATCCGCTGACGGCCTTCGTCGACCACGGACCGGGCGGAACCGGCGAGCCGGTCGCCGCCCTCCTCAGGCCGGGGAACGCGGGCTCGAACACGGCAGCGGACCACATCACCACCGCCCAGTTCGCCCTGGCCCAGCTACCGAAGAAGTACCGGCGGGGGCGGCAGACGCTGATCCGCACGGACTCCGCCGGCGGCACTCACGACTTCGTGTCCTGGCTCGCCCGGCGAGGACGATGGCTGTCCTACTCGGTCGGCATGACGGTCACCGAGGCGATCCATGAGCACGTGCTGCAAGTCCCCGCATCGGCCTGGACAGCGGCCGTCGAGACCAATGGTGAGGTCCGTGACGGGGCTTGGGTCGCCGAGCTCACTGGCAAGCTGCTGGACGGCTGGCCCAAGGGCATGCGGCTGATCGTCCGAAAGGAACGGCCGCACCCCGGCGCCCAGTTGAGGATCACGGACGCGGACGGCATGCGGATCACGTGCTTCGCGACCAACACCGCCGGTCGGCCGATCGCCGAACTCGAGCTCCGTCACCGGCTACGGGCCCGGGCGGAGGACAGGATCCGGGCTGCCCGGGCCACCGGCCTGCGCAACCTGCCCCTCCACACCACGGCCCAGAACAAGATCTGGCTCGAGATCGTCCAGATCGCCCTCGACCTGCTGGCCTGGATGCCCATGCTCGCGCTCACCGGCAATGCCAGGCTCTGGGAGCCCCGCCGCCTGCGGCTCCGCCTGTTCACCGCAGCCGGACAATTCGTCACCACCGGCCGCCGGCGGATCCTCCGCCTGGCCCGGCACTGGCCCTGGACCGGCCACATCACCGCCGCACTCGAACGGCTCGCACTCCTGCCGAATCCTGGCTGA